From a region of the Wenzhouxiangella sp. XN24 genome:
- a CDS encoding YeeE/YedE family protein, whose amino-acid sequence MDRVRQFGRRADLEPGRHGVGRHLSRSLALRIMVPAALVAGIVLCALRLDGAAGLGRDPVFTVFAGAAFGILLQRSRFCFFCILRELFEERDARGALGILVALAVGSLGYLVVLQPWLPDPGVGRLPPDAHIGPVSWVLVAGGLSFGLGMVLSGSCISAHLYRLGEGSTLSPFALLGTVAGFMLGFLSWNSLYAGTLSSAPEAWLPAMLGYGGAAALQGGLLLALALVLLLWVRWPEPTDASPTGSPPTPATLARRVFVERWPTWLGGIGIGVLGFLAYLRTEPLGVTAELGSRARTLAEQLGWVQGRLPGLDAFAGCATVVIDALMTPNGVFILALVAGALAAGVASGNFRPRRYPWHRYLLALLGGVLMGWGAMVALGCTVGVLLSGISAFAVSGWVFAAATTVAVWGGLAANQLTGSWPQAEQARVR is encoded by the coding sequence GTGGACCGAGTACGGCAATTCGGTCGGCGTGCCGATCTCGAACCCGGCCGGCACGGTGTGGGGCGGCACCTGAGTCGTTCCCTGGCGTTGCGCATCATGGTGCCGGCGGCCCTGGTCGCCGGCATCGTGCTTTGCGCCCTGCGTCTCGATGGCGCCGCGGGCCTGGGCCGGGACCCGGTGTTCACGGTGTTTGCCGGTGCGGCGTTCGGTATCCTGCTGCAGCGCTCGCGCTTCTGTTTCTTCTGCATCCTGCGTGAGCTGTTCGAGGAGCGCGACGCACGCGGAGCGCTGGGCATCCTGGTCGCGCTCGCGGTCGGCAGCCTGGGCTACCTCGTGGTGCTGCAGCCCTGGCTGCCGGACCCCGGCGTCGGCCGCCTGCCCCCGGATGCCCACATCGGGCCGGTGTCCTGGGTGCTGGTCGCCGGCGGCCTCAGTTTCGGCCTCGGCATGGTCTTGTCGGGTTCCTGCATTTCCGCGCACCTCTACCGGCTCGGCGAAGGCTCGACCCTGTCACCGTTCGCCCTGCTGGGCACCGTGGCGGGGTTCATGCTGGGTTTCCTCTCGTGGAACAGCCTTTACGCCGGCACCCTGTCGAGCGCCCCGGAGGCCTGGCTGCCGGCCATGCTGGGTTACGGTGGCGCTGCGGCCTTGCAGGGCGGCTTGTTGCTGGCGTTGGCCCTCGTATTGCTGTTGTGGGTGCGCTGGCCGGAGCCGACTGACGCTTCGCCGACCGGGTCGCCGCCCACGCCGGCGACGCTCGCCCGACGCGTCTTCGTGGAGCGCTGGCCGACCTGGCTCGGCGGCATCGGCATCGGCGTGCTCGGCTTCCTCGCTTACCTGCGCACCGAACCGCTGGGCGTGACGGCCGAACTCGGCAGTCGCGCGCGGACCCTGGCCGAGCAGCTTGGCTGGGTGCAGGGACGCCTGCCGGGTCTGGATGCGTTTGCCGGCTGCGCCACGGTGGTGATCGATGCCCTCATGACGCCGAACGGGGTGTTCATCCTGGCGCTCGTGGCCGGAGCTCTCGCCGCGGGCGTCGCCTCGGGCAACTTCCGGCCACGCCGATATCCATGGCACCGCTACCTGCTTGCCCTGCTCGGCGGTGTGCTGATGGGCTGGGGCGCCATGGTCGCGCTGGGCTGCACGGTGGGCGTGCTGCTGTCGGGGATTTCCGCGTTCGCCGTGTCTGGCTGGGTGTTTGCCGCCGCCACCACGGTGGCGGTATGGGGCGGTCTCGCCGCGAATCAACTGACAGGTTCGTGGCCCCAGGCCGAGCAGGCGCGGGTTCGATAA